The following proteins come from a genomic window of Thermoleophilaceae bacterium:
- a CDS encoding adenylate/guanylate cyclase domain-containing protein: MRLFLLVGIVATALGVAGYLTDALRPQELDTVDTRFSVRGTEEPPPELLIVAIDDVTFDELGVQFPFPRSIHADLLDRLREDGVRTVAFDVQFTEPTEPEEDGALIEAVAALEGKVVLAATEVGEMGGTRVFGGGGILDEIGARAANANTVLDEGVLRRMSFEIDGLKTFGVVAAEVAEGATISRDDVGGDTAYIDYHGPPGTIPAVSYSRALEGETPPGTFRDKIVIIGASAPSLQDNEDTSTSGDGQMSGPEIQASAISTALRDFPLQSAPGVLDIALIVLLGMVVPVGSLRLSPLRSLVLAGAVAAVFTVFTQLMFGAGLITAFLYPLGALALATFGALAVNLVTSAFEQQRLRSLFSRFVPEAVVDDVLARTDGLRLGGVQREGTVMFSDLRGFTSFAEALPVERVIDVLNRYLSEMSDAILDQGGTLVAYMGDGIMAVFGAPIEQDDHADRALAAGREMLERMHGFNGWLAEQELGDGFKMGIGLNSGPVMSGNVGSERRLEYTAIGDTTNTASRIEGMTKGTPYQLFLADSTRELLHEAPAELEDTGEHEVRGRTTGIRLWGLE; this comes from the coding sequence ATGAGGCTGTTCCTGCTGGTCGGCATCGTGGCCACGGCGCTCGGCGTCGCCGGCTACCTCACCGACGCCCTGCGGCCGCAGGAGCTCGACACCGTCGACACGCGCTTCTCGGTGCGCGGCACCGAGGAGCCGCCGCCGGAGCTCCTGATCGTGGCGATCGACGACGTGACCTTCGACGAGCTCGGGGTGCAGTTCCCGTTCCCGCGCAGCATCCATGCCGACCTGCTCGACCGCCTCCGCGAGGACGGCGTGCGCACGGTGGCGTTCGACGTCCAGTTCACCGAGCCCACCGAGCCGGAGGAGGACGGCGCGCTCATCGAGGCGGTGGCGGCGCTGGAGGGCAAGGTCGTGCTGGCGGCCACCGAGGTCGGGGAGATGGGGGGGACGCGCGTGTTCGGCGGCGGCGGGATCCTCGACGAGATCGGCGCCCGAGCCGCCAACGCCAACACCGTCCTCGACGAGGGCGTGCTGCGCCGCATGAGCTTCGAGATCGACGGGCTGAAGACCTTCGGCGTGGTCGCGGCGGAGGTGGCGGAGGGCGCCACGATCAGCCGCGACGACGTGGGCGGCGACACCGCGTACATCGACTACCACGGCCCGCCTGGCACCATCCCCGCCGTCTCCTACTCCCGCGCGCTCGAGGGGGAGACGCCGCCGGGCACCTTCCGCGACAAGATCGTGATCATCGGCGCATCCGCGCCGTCGCTGCAGGACAACGAGGACACCTCCACCAGCGGCGACGGGCAGATGTCGGGGCCCGAGATCCAGGCCAGCGCCATCTCCACCGCGCTGCGCGACTTCCCGCTCCAGTCCGCACCCGGGGTGCTCGACATCGCGCTCATCGTGCTGCTCGGGATGGTGGTCCCGGTGGGCAGCCTGCGCCTCTCCCCGCTGCGCTCGCTCGTGCTGGCCGGAGCCGTGGCGGCGGTCTTCACCGTCTTCACCCAGCTCATGTTCGGCGCCGGGCTGATCACCGCTTTCCTCTACCCGCTCGGCGCGCTCGCGCTCGCCACCTTCGGCGCGCTGGCCGTGAACCTCGTCACCTCGGCGTTCGAGCAGCAGCGCCTGCGCAGCCTGTTCAGCCGCTTCGTGCCCGAGGCGGTGGTCGACGACGTGCTGGCGCGCACCGATGGCCTGCGCCTGGGGGGAGTACAGCGCGAGGGCACCGTGATGTTCAGCGACCTGCGCGGCTTCACCTCGTTCGCGGAGGCGCTCCCGGTGGAGCGGGTGATCGACGTCCTCAACCGCTACCTGTCCGAGATGTCGGACGCCATCCTCGACCAGGGCGGCACCCTCGTGGCCTACATGGGCGACGGGATCATGGCCGTCTTCGGCGCGCCGATCGAGCAGGACGACCACGCCGACCGCGCGCTGGCGGCCGGACGCGAGATGCTGGAACGGATGCACGGCTTCAACGGGTGGCTGGCGGAGCAGGAGCTCGGCGACGGCTTCAAGATGGGCATCGGGCTCAACTCGGGCCCGGTGATGTCGGGCAACGTGGGCTCGGAGCGGCGCCTGGAGTACACGGCGATCGGGGACACCACCAACACGGCCTCGCGCATCGAGGGCATGACCAAGGGCACTCCCTACCAGCTGTTCCTGGCGGACTCCACGCGCGAGCTGCTGCACGAAGCGCCGGCCGAGCTCGAGGACACGGGCGAGCACGAGGTGCGCGGCCGCACCACCGGCATCCGGCTCTGGGGCCTGGAGTGA
- a CDS encoding TetR family transcriptional regulator — translation MASGDAVRRRPRGERRRHEILLAALRIVRERGTAAVTHRAVAEVADVPPATTTYYFDSIDELLEEALKLFVDEEVERLGHLAASLRSATVSPHTISELFAEELLRGNESGDNVAQFELYLEASRRPRLHEAAAACLRAYAEAAEAALAAAGAARASEGARTFVALVDGLALARTAAPDSHHDADELARAMRDLFIGFAMDEDERAAWERRMGEPTAQGER, via the coding sequence ATGGCTTCGGGCGACGCGGTGCGCCGGCGGCCCCGGGGGGAGCGGCGCCGCCACGAGATCCTGCTTGCCGCGCTGCGGATAGTCCGCGAGCGCGGCACCGCCGCGGTCACCCACCGAGCCGTGGCCGAGGTGGCGGACGTGCCCCCGGCCACCACCACGTACTACTTCGACTCCATCGACGAGCTGCTCGAGGAGGCGCTCAAGCTGTTCGTGGACGAGGAGGTGGAGCGACTCGGGCACCTCGCGGCCAGCCTGCGCTCGGCCACCGTCAGCCCGCACACGATCAGCGAGCTGTTCGCCGAGGAGCTGCTGCGCGGGAACGAGTCGGGGGACAACGTGGCCCAGTTCGAGCTCTACCTGGAGGCGTCCCGGCGCCCGCGGCTGCACGAGGCCGCCGCCGCCTGCCTGCGGGCCTACGCCGAGGCGGCCGAGGCGGCCCTGGCCGCCGCCGGCGCAGCGCGGGCCTCGGAGGGCGCCCGCACGTTCGTCGCGCTCGTCGACGGCTTGGCGCTGGCGCGCACGGCCGCTCCCGACTCCCACCACGACGCCGACGAGCTGGCCCGCGCCATGCGCGACCTCTTCATCGGGTTCGCGATGGACGAGGACGAGCGCGCAGCCTGGGAGCGGCGCATGGGCGAGCCCACCGCTCAGGGCGAGAGATAG
- a CDS encoding TetR/AcrR family transcriptional regulator, which translates to MATDPDAILDAARDAVMAVGVRRMTATDVARRAGVSRMTLYRRYPDVPTLIQALMTREFQSVVDGATEAVAGLPGGRERAVEAAVRTASDLAAHPLFERIVDVDPELLLPYVTTRVGEFQRRALEAFEALLAAGIEDGTIRDADPLLLARVVELSLRGVVFATRALASERDALLEEFRVMLDGYLSP; encoded by the coding sequence ATGGCCACCGACCCCGACGCCATCCTCGACGCCGCCCGCGACGCGGTCATGGCGGTGGGGGTGCGGCGCATGACCGCCACGGACGTGGCCCGGCGCGCCGGCGTGAGCCGGATGACCCTCTACCGGCGCTATCCGGACGTGCCCACGCTGATCCAGGCGCTCATGACGCGCGAGTTCCAGTCCGTGGTGGATGGCGCGACCGAGGCGGTGGCGGGCCTCCCCGGCGGGCGTGAGCGTGCGGTGGAGGCGGCGGTGCGCACGGCGTCGGACCTGGCGGCCCACCCACTGTTCGAGCGGATCGTGGACGTGGACCCCGAGCTGCTGCTGCCGTACGTGACCACGCGCGTGGGGGAGTTCCAGCGGCGGGCGCTCGAGGCCTTCGAGGCTCTGCTGGCCGCCGGCATCGAGGACGGCACGATCCGCGACGCCGATCCGCTGCTGCTGGCCCGCGTTGTCGAGCTGTCGCTACGCGGGGTGGTGTTCGCCACCCGCGCGCTGGCCTCCGAGCGGGACGCCCTGCTCGAGGAGTTCCGCGTGATGCTCGACGGCTATCTCTCGCCCTGA
- a CDS encoding DUF4386 family protein — protein MTQTRAEQLDWEARAGRPAAAAAVATMLLGIAGNVLLASALSDRPDGDAGTLVVVERESGSFIAASALTGASLLLLIPLLGYLYRATRFRREQLRVVAIIGLVFGATLAAVIAVATAVAFTDAASDFVDGTSVPGMTREDRAEDAIDDSALPVLQQIGLAGNLALGLGVVLIALNAMRAGLVSRFLGVIGIIVGVLYVLPLTGGPQIVQLFWLGALAALFFGRWPGGRGPAWEAGEAVPWPSAAEQARNREEQSADARSENGRGSGDAPESADPDVPRPRSRKRKKRNKR, from the coding sequence GTGACGCAGACGCGCGCCGAGCAGCTCGACTGGGAGGCGCGGGCCGGACGGCCCGCGGCGGCCGCCGCCGTCGCGACGATGCTGCTCGGGATCGCCGGCAACGTGCTCCTCGCGTCGGCGCTGTCCGACCGGCCGGACGGCGATGCCGGCACGCTCGTCGTGGTGGAGCGAGAATCGGGGAGCTTCATCGCGGCAAGCGCTCTGACGGGCGCCAGCCTGCTGCTCTTGATCCCGCTGCTCGGGTACCTCTACCGCGCAACCCGATTTCGCCGGGAGCAGCTCCGGGTCGTGGCCATCATCGGGCTCGTGTTCGGCGCGACGCTCGCCGCGGTCATCGCCGTGGCGACAGCGGTGGCCTTCACGGACGCTGCCTCGGACTTCGTGGACGGCACGTCAGTCCCCGGGATGACGCGTGAGGACCGCGCAGAGGACGCCATCGACGACAGCGCTCTGCCGGTGCTCCAGCAGATCGGCCTCGCCGGCAACCTGGCCTTGGGGTTGGGCGTGGTCCTCATCGCACTCAACGCGATGCGCGCCGGATTGGTCAGTCGCTTTCTCGGGGTCATCGGGATCATCGTGGGCGTGCTGTACGTGCTTCCGCTGACCGGCGGGCCGCAGATCGTCCAGCTGTTCTGGCTCGGCGCGCTCGCGGCGCTCTTCTTCGGCCGCTGGCCGGGCGGGCGCGGGCCCGCCTGGGAGGCGGGCGAGGCCGTGCCCTGGCCCTCGGCCGCCGAGCAGGCGCGAAACCGCGAGGAGCAGTCGGCGGACGCCCGCTCCGAGAACGGACGCGGCAGCGGTGACGCGCCCGAGAGCGCGGACCCGGACGTGCCGCGCCCGCGCTCGCGCAAGCGCAAGAAGCGGAACAAGCGCTAA
- a CDS encoding CBS domain-containing protein: protein MRIADVMTAPVVTADVGATLREVAELMRDRNVGSVVLCEQGLPVGVLTDRDVTLTAVADGVDAGEHAGSYATRPLVSGREEMDLEEAAALMVQHRIRRLPVLRGEELAGIVTIDDVAVRAGDLNAAQQITAEVARAALPEFYFHQRGG from the coding sequence ATGCGGATCGCCGACGTCATGACCGCGCCCGTCGTCACGGCAGACGTCGGTGCCACGCTGCGCGAGGTCGCAGAGTTGATGCGCGACCGCAACGTGGGCTCCGTGGTCCTGTGCGAGCAGGGGCTGCCGGTGGGCGTGCTCACCGACCGCGACGTCACCCTCACCGCGGTGGCCGACGGGGTTGACGCGGGCGAGCATGCCGGTTCCTACGCCACGCGGCCGCTGGTCTCGGGGCGTGAGGAGATGGACCTCGAGGAGGCGGCCGCGCTGATGGTCCAGCACCGCATCCGTCGCCTGCCGGTGCTCCGCGGCGAGGAGCTGGCCGGCATCGTCACGATCGACGACGTGGCCGTGCGTGCGGGCGACCTCAACGCCGCGCAGCAGATCACCGCGGAGGTGGCGCGTGCCGCGCTGCCCGAGTTCTACTTCCACCAGCGCGGAGGCTGA
- a CDS encoding MBL fold metallo-hydrolase, whose product MARIAAGVHRLGTRLVNWYLVEEGDRLTIVDAGMPRYRGQLDTALAELGRSLSDVEAIVLTHPHPDHVGFAEGVRAEAGVPVLVHEADAEMARTAKAPLGERGLRPYLVKPAFWGLIGHMATQGMRPRKIAEVATFADGEALDVPGRPRVVHAPGHSAGCCAFHLADRGVLLTGDVLCSRNPMTGRDGPQIMPGSFTADVAQAMDSLGRIEGLDAGVLGFGHGDPWTDGPASAVARARELGPS is encoded by the coding sequence ATGGCACGCATCGCGGCGGGCGTGCACCGCCTCGGCACCCGGCTGGTCAACTGGTACCTCGTCGAGGAGGGGGACCGGCTCACGATCGTCGACGCCGGGATGCCGCGCTACCGCGGCCAGCTCGACACCGCGCTCGCCGAGCTGGGCCGCTCGCTCTCGGACGTGGAGGCAATCGTGCTCACCCACCCCCACCCCGATCACGTGGGCTTCGCGGAGGGCGTGCGCGCCGAGGCCGGCGTGCCCGTGCTCGTGCACGAGGCCGACGCCGAGATGGCCCGCACCGCCAAGGCCCCGCTCGGAGAACGCGGCCTGCGGCCCTACCTGGTGAAGCCGGCGTTCTGGGGGCTGATCGGCCATATGGCGACCCAGGGCATGCGCCCGCGCAAGATCGCCGAGGTCGCGACCTTCGCCGACGGCGAGGCGCTCGACGTGCCGGGCCGCCCCCGCGTCGTGCACGCCCCCGGCCACTCGGCCGGCTGCTGCGCGTTCCACCTGGCCGACCGCGGCGTCCTGCTCACCGGCGACGTGCTCTGCTCCCGCAACCCCATGACCGGGCGCGACGGGCCGCAGATCATGCCGGGCTCGTTCACCGCGGACGTCGCGCAGGCGATGGACTCCCTGGGCCGCATCGAAGGGCTCGACGCGGGCGTGCTGGGCTTCGGCCACGGCGACCCGTGGACTGACGGCCCCGCCTCGGCGGTGGCGCGGGCCCGCGAGCTGGGCCCGAGCTGA
- a CDS encoding alpha/beta hydrolase — MSPARVQGAGVELAYDEAGSGPSLLLVHGTALTRLSWRETVEELGGTVRSIAYDRRGYGDSGAPEPYAGTTIEEQSEDAALLLNGLEVAPAVVCGHSAGAIVALDLLLRHPGLVSGAVLIEPPLLSLSPSGAETLSAIREGVEAAAREGGPEAGVEAFVESQDGPSLLDSIGADRAGAIRASARAAFADFGAANAWQFSRRELRATSAPVLVLRGSRSTPVYRDVAAAIAEVMGSAQLRELDAGHIGPLDDPAGVAAAIRELAAP; from the coding sequence ATGAGCCCCGCCCGCGTGCAGGGTGCGGGCGTCGAGCTTGCCTACGACGAGGCGGGCAGCGGCCCGAGCTTGCTGCTCGTGCACGGAACAGCGCTCACGCGGCTGTCGTGGAGGGAGACGGTGGAGGAGCTCGGCGGAACCGTGCGGTCGATCGCCTACGACCGCCGCGGCTATGGCGACAGTGGCGCCCCCGAGCCCTACGCCGGAACGACGATCGAGGAGCAGTCCGAGGACGCCGCGCTGCTCCTGAACGGGCTCGAGGTGGCACCGGCGGTGGTGTGCGGGCACTCGGCCGGCGCAATCGTGGCGCTCGACCTGCTCCTGCGCCATCCGGGCCTCGTGAGCGGCGCCGTCCTGATCGAGCCGCCGCTGCTCTCGCTCTCCCCGTCGGGGGCCGAGACCCTGAGCGCGATCCGCGAGGGCGTGGAGGCCGCCGCGCGCGAGGGCGGGCCGGAGGCGGGGGTGGAGGCGTTCGTGGAGAGCCAGGACGGGCCGAGCCTGCTGGACTCCATCGGTGCCGATCGGGCCGGCGCCATCCGGGCGTCGGCGCGCGCCGCGTTCGCGGACTTCGGCGCGGCCAACGCCTGGCAGTTCAGCCGCCGCGAGCTGCGTGCGACCTCGGCGCCGGTGCTGGTGCTGCGCGGCTCACGCAGCACGCCGGTCTACCGCGACGTGGCGGCGGCGATCGCCGAGGTGATGGGCTCGGCGCAGTTGCGCGAGCTCGACGCCGGCCACATCGGCCCGCTGGACGACCCGGCGGGCGTGGCCGCGGCGATTCGGGAGCTGGCCGCCCCCTGA
- a CDS encoding SDR family oxidoreductase: MALPPPSPSGTCLVTGASSGIGADIARELAARGHGVTLVARREEKLRELAAELNVDHNVRAEVVACDLGEAAARDRLAGAVAERGLEVEVLVNNAGFGSGGRFQEIDHPRELEMIRLNVEAVVDLCARWVPAMVERGRGAVLNVASTAAFQPLARQATYGGSKAFVLSFTEALHSDLAGTGVTATVLCPGPVRTEFADSPGFEQAADTPGFVWMSSEDTARAGVRGLERGRRVVVPGVKNLAGAIAGQHAPRALVLALARRLSPVGRR; the protein is encoded by the coding sequence ATGGCCCTCCCGCCTCCGTCGCCCTCGGGGACCTGCCTCGTCACGGGGGCTTCGTCGGGGATCGGCGCGGACATCGCGCGCGAGCTGGCGGCGCGCGGCCACGGCGTCACGCTGGTGGCCCGTCGCGAGGAGAAGCTGCGGGAGCTGGCAGCCGAGCTGAACGTGGACCACAACGTGCGCGCGGAGGTCGTGGCCTGCGACCTCGGCGAGGCCGCCGCGCGCGACCGGCTGGCGGGCGCGGTGGCCGAGCGCGGCCTCGAGGTCGAGGTGCTCGTGAACAACGCGGGCTTCGGCAGCGGTGGGCGCTTCCAGGAGATCGACCACCCCCGCGAGCTGGAGATGATCCGGCTGAACGTCGAGGCGGTCGTGGACCTGTGCGCCCGCTGGGTGCCCGCGATGGTGGAGCGCGGGCGCGGCGCGGTGCTCAACGTGGCGTCCACCGCCGCGTTCCAGCCGCTCGCCCGGCAGGCCACATACGGCGGCTCCAAGGCGTTCGTGCTCTCCTTCACCGAGGCGCTGCACTCGGATCTCGCCGGCACAGGTGTGACCGCCACCGTGCTCTGTCCCGGACCGGTGCGCACCGAGTTCGCCGACTCGCCCGGGTTCGAGCAGGCCGCCGACACGCCGGGATTCGTTTGGATGAGCTCCGAGGACACCGCCCGCGCCGGCGTGCGCGGCCTCGAGCGCGGTCGCCGCGTGGTGGTGCCGGGGGTGAAGAACCTCGCCGGGGCCATCGCCGGCCAGCACGCGCCACGTGCTCTCGTGCTGGCGCTGGCGCGGCGGCTCTCCCCCGTCGGCCGCCGATGA
- a CDS encoding histidine phosphatase family protein: MTELWLARHGETEWTLSRQHTSVTDIPLTDDGRRQAGALGSRLGGESFDVVISSPALRARSTAELAGFAASLEVDEDFREWRYGEYEGVTTAEIRQTRPDWELWRDGCPGGEQLAEVVDRADALVARLRERAPSRALLFGHGHTSRVLAARWMGLDGALGRHLVLGTATLSIVAVEHSHPAIVLWNDASHLSAGGT, encoded by the coding sequence ATGACCGAGCTCTGGCTCGCGCGGCACGGCGAGACCGAGTGGACGCTGTCGCGGCAGCACACGAGCGTCACCGACATTCCCTTGACCGATGACGGCCGCCGGCAGGCGGGGGCGCTGGGCTCCCGGCTCGGCGGCGAGTCGTTCGACGTGGTGATTTCCAGCCCAGCGCTGCGCGCCCGGAGCACCGCGGAGCTGGCCGGCTTCGCCGCCTCGCTGGAGGTCGACGAGGACTTCCGCGAGTGGCGCTACGGCGAGTACGAGGGCGTCACCACCGCCGAGATCCGCCAGACCCGGCCCGACTGGGAGCTTTGGCGCGACGGCTGCCCCGGCGGCGAGCAGCTCGCCGAAGTGGTGGACCGCGCCGACGCGCTGGTCGCACGCCTGCGCGAGCGGGCGCCCTCGCGAGCGCTGCTGTTCGGCCACGGCCACACCTCACGCGTGTTGGCCGCGCGCTGGATGGGCCTCGACGGGGCGTTGGGCCGCCACCTCGTGCTCGGTACCGCCACCCTCTCGATCGTCGCCGTTGAACACTCTCACCCCGCGATCGTGCTCTGGAACGACGCGAGCCACCTCAGTGCCGGCGGAACGTAG
- a CDS encoding lysylphosphatidylglycerol synthase transmembrane domain-containing protein — MPPPATLGESFRSFFDAVENFFSSLADVNFGSLFIAVLAFTTYLTLRSRASFNILRAAYPAERFRWRDVWGAYFAGYGFNSVVPARGGDVVRLFLTKRSVPNSTYPAVGASFVVEVGFDVAMGSLILLFAFTQGVFPKPPDFANLNAFDLSYFASHPRFTLFVLTAIGIASLVGFAVLSVRAKAFWARVRQGVTIAFDRERYLREVFAVQLVGWLFRFAAFFFLLEAFNVGGSVENVLLVLGVNAVAAAVPFTPQGAGVAQALLVTVFAGEAPASTVAAYSVAQQITLAALTFGLGFFALVFIFRIRSFKEVIARGQDERAADAKAPG; from the coding sequence GTGCCGCCGCCCGCCACCCTCGGCGAATCCTTCCGCTCGTTCTTCGACGCGGTCGAGAACTTCTTCTCCAGCCTGGCCGACGTCAACTTCGGCTCGCTGTTCATCGCCGTGCTCGCGTTCACCACCTACCTCACGCTGCGCTCGCGAGCGTCATTCAACATCCTGCGCGCCGCATATCCGGCGGAGCGCTTCCGCTGGCGCGACGTCTGGGGCGCCTACTTCGCCGGCTACGGCTTCAACAGCGTCGTACCCGCCCGCGGCGGCGACGTGGTCCGCCTCTTCCTCACCAAGCGCTCCGTGCCGAACTCCACGTATCCGGCGGTTGGGGCCTCGTTCGTGGTGGAGGTGGGCTTCGACGTCGCGATGGGCTCGCTCATTCTGCTCTTCGCCTTCACGCAGGGCGTGTTCCCCAAGCCGCCCGACTTCGCGAACCTCAACGCCTTCGACCTCTCCTACTTCGCCTCCCACCCGCGCTTCACGCTGTTCGTCCTCACGGCGATCGGCATCGCCTCGCTGGTGGGCTTCGCCGTGCTCTCCGTGCGCGCGAAGGCGTTCTGGGCGCGTGTGCGCCAGGGCGTGACGATCGCGTTCGACCGCGAGCGCTACCTGCGCGAGGTCTTCGCGGTCCAGCTCGTGGGCTGGCTGTTTCGCTTCGCTGCCTTCTTCTTCCTCTTGGAGGCGTTCAACGTGGGGGGATCGGTGGAGAACGTGCTGCTCGTGCTCGGGGTGAACGCCGTGGCCGCCGCCGTGCCGTTCACGCCCCAGGGGGCGGGTGTGGCGCAGGCGCTGCTGGTCACGGTGTTCGCGGGTGAGGCCCCGGCGTCCACGGTCGCGGCCTACTCGGTGGCTCAGCAGATCACGCTGGCCGCCCTCACCTTCGGCCTCGGCTTCTTCGCGCTCGTCTTCATCTTCCGCATCCGCAGCTTCAAGGAGGTCATCGCCCGCGGGCAGGACGAGCGGGCGGCCGACGCCAAGGCGCCGGGTTAG
- a CDS encoding ester cyclase encodes MPPDAALREAREAIVREHMESENRHEFDVTMATFHHPRYELVATGEVYDGPEEVAAYFEATRTAFPDQRNELVVLHHADDAVIVEFDLKGTHLARLRGLPPTGREFTVRMTSFFLFEEDRLVCERAYFDSGSILRQLGIAHDPASLRGRLATVANHPLTVGRAVVRGLTGR; translated from the coding sequence ATGCCGCCGGACGCAGCGCTGCGCGAGGCCCGCGAGGCCATCGTGCGCGAGCACATGGAGTCGGAGAACCGCCACGAGTTCGACGTCACCATGGCCACGTTCCACCACCCGCGCTACGAGCTCGTCGCCACCGGCGAGGTCTATGACGGCCCCGAGGAGGTGGCCGCCTACTTCGAGGCCACGCGCACGGCGTTCCCCGACCAGCGCAACGAGCTGGTGGTGCTCCACCACGCGGACGACGCCGTGATCGTGGAGTTCGACCTCAAGGGCACGCACCTCGCGCGGCTGCGCGGGCTGCCGCCCACGGGGCGGGAGTTCACCGTCCGGATGACCTCGTTCTTCCTCTTCGAGGAGGACCGGCTGGTGTGCGAGCGGGCCTACTTCGACTCGGGCTCGATCCTGCGCCAGCTCGGCATCGCGCACGACCCCGCCTCGCTGCGCGGGCGGCTCGCCACGGTGGCCAACCACCCGCTCACCGTGGGCAGGGCGGTCGTGCGCGGGCTCACCGGCCGCTGA
- a CDS encoding FAD-dependent oxidoreductase: MRATVVGCGFSGLSCAVRLLEAGFEVTVVAREAPGETVSAVAGGLWLPYEVGPLDRVAAWGAATYRELEARGAELVDALLLGAGPPWWADALPAGRVRVVPEGVLLTAPLVETPRYLDGLLAQVRELGGGFERRVLGELGEATGDLVVNCAGLGARELCGDAALEPVRGVVVHVRPRAGARPRTLVREQDLAYVLPRGDVCILGGSAERGAREATTDSETVAGILERCRALEPELEGCEVLGAHAGLRPARTEVRLEAERMPDGRPLIHDYGHGGGGLTLSWGCADEVAGLAAGLTGR; this comes from the coding sequence ATGCGGGCTACCGTCGTCGGCTGCGGCTTCTCAGGCCTTTCCTGCGCCGTGCGGCTGCTGGAGGCCGGCTTCGAGGTGACGGTTGTGGCCCGGGAGGCGCCGGGCGAGACGGTGTCCGCCGTGGCCGGCGGCCTGTGGCTGCCATACGAGGTGGGGCCGCTGGATCGGGTCGCCGCCTGGGGCGCCGCCACCTACCGCGAGCTCGAGGCGCGCGGCGCGGAGCTCGTGGACGCGCTGCTTCTGGGCGCCGGGCCGCCGTGGTGGGCCGACGCGCTGCCGGCCGGGCGCGTGCGCGTGGTCCCCGAGGGCGTGCTGCTCACGGCGCCGCTCGTGGAGACGCCGCGCTACCTCGACGGACTCCTGGCCCAGGTGCGCGAGCTCGGCGGGGGCTTCGAGCGCCGTGTCCTCGGCGAGCTCGGCGAGGCCACCGGCGACCTCGTGGTGAACTGCGCCGGGCTCGGCGCGCGAGAGCTGTGCGGCGACGCGGCGCTCGAGCCTGTCCGCGGCGTGGTGGTGCACGTGCGCCCCCGGGCCGGGGCGCGGCCGCGGACGCTCGTGCGCGAGCAGGACCTCGCCTACGTCCTGCCCCGGGGCGACGTCTGCATCCTCGGAGGCAGCGCCGAGCGCGGCGCGCGCGAGGCGACCACCGATTCCGAGACGGTGGCCGGCATCCTCGAGCGCTGCCGCGCGCTCGAGCCGGAGCTGGAGGGCTGCGAGGTCCTGGGCGCCCACGCGGGGTTGCGCCCGGCGCGAACGGAGGTGCGGCTCGAGGCCGAGCGCATGCCGGATGGCCGCCCGCTGATCCACGACTACGGCCACGGCGGCGGCGGGCTCACACTGTCGTGGGGCTGCGCCGACGAGGTGGCCGGGCTCGCCGCCGGTCTCACAGGTCGCTGA
- a CDS encoding glutathione S-transferase family protein: MIRLYRFPYSTNVERVTLALAHKDVEFESVWVDPADRSEVMRVSGQELVPVVEADGEVLADSTRIVRRLEAWQPDPPLYPAAASPRAEVHVFEDWFNRVWKGPPNAIADERGRSDPDRVAIGAWVADMRDSLDRFEALLDGRDHLMGHDFSAADLCAYPFLKYGLLGLEPGDDDPFHAVLVEYLPLEGHPRVADWIRRVGERA, from the coding sequence GTGATCCGCCTCTACCGCTTCCCCTACTCCACCAACGTCGAGCGCGTGACGCTCGCGCTCGCCCACAAGGACGTCGAGTTCGAGTCGGTCTGGGTCGATCCGGCCGACCGCTCCGAGGTGATGCGGGTGAGCGGCCAGGAGCTCGTGCCGGTGGTGGAGGCCGATGGCGAGGTGCTGGCCGACTCCACGCGCATCGTCCGCCGGCTCGAGGCATGGCAGCCGGACCCGCCGCTCTATCCCGCCGCCGCCTCGCCGCGGGCGGAGGTGCACGTCTTCGAGGACTGGTTCAACCGCGTCTGGAAGGGCCCGCCGAACGCGATCGCGGACGAGCGCGGCAGGTCCGATCCCGACCGCGTCGCGATCGGCGCCTGGGTGGCCGACATGCGCGATTCGCTCGACCGCTTCGAGGCGCTGCTCGACGGGCGCGACCATCTGATGGGCCACGACTTCTCCGCCGCCGACCTCTGCGCCTACCCCTTCCTCAAGTACGGACTGCTGGGTCTCGAGCCCGGCGACGACGACCCCTTCCACGCCGTGCTCGTCGAGTACCTGCCGCTCGAAGGCCACCCGCGCGTTGCGGACTGGATCCGGCGGGTGGGGGAGCGGGCGTGA
- a CDS encoding zinc finger domain-containing protein, which translates to MPDKAPMPLSVHRRNGEPCPRCGATIEAVFFKDYVMCYCPREQTGGRVLKDRRLSRLLK; encoded by the coding sequence GTGCCGGACAAGGCTCCGATGCCGCTGTCCGTGCACCGCCGCAACGGCGAGCCCTGCCCCCGCTGCGGCGCCACCATCGAGGCGGTCTTCTTCAAGGACTACGTCATGTGCTACTGCCCGCGGGAGCAGACCGGTGGGCGGGTGCTGAAGGATCGCCGGCTGTCGCGGCTGCTGAAGTGA